The Chrysemys picta bellii isolate R12L10 chromosome 12, ASM1138683v2, whole genome shotgun sequence genome has a segment encoding these proteins:
- the ANAPC11 gene encoding anaphase-promoting complex subunit 11, whose product MKVKIKSWNGVASWLWVANDENCGICRMAFNGCCPDCKVPGDDCPLVWGQCSHCFHMHCILKWLNSQQVQQHCPMCRQEWKFKE is encoded by the exons ATGAAGGTGAAGATAAAGAGCTGGAATGGGGTAGCCTCTTGGCTCTGGGTGGCCAATGATGAGAACTGTGGCATCTGCCGGATGGCCTTTAATGGCTGTTGCCCAGACT GTAAGGTGCCTGGAGATGACTGCCCCCTGGTGTGGGGGCAGTGCTCCCACTGCTTCCACATGCACTGCATTCTCAAGTGGCTGAATTCACAGCAAGTCCAGCAGCACTGTCCTATGTGCCGGCAAGAGTGGAAATTCAAGGAGTGA